In Piliocolobus tephrosceles isolate RC106 chromosome 4, ASM277652v3, whole genome shotgun sequence, the following are encoded in one genomic region:
- the EFCAB9 gene encoding EF-hand calcium-binding domain-containing protein 9 translates to MRLKEGSFLWYLYLDKIHCLLSVRNVKALAEYFHILDVHGKNTLNDVLFYHFLHHVTDLKKAQIYLVFDMLDWNAVGEIGFEQFYMLVCMLLAHQDHLEGQFMYRHSRPVFDLLDLNGDGQISAENFGKYRFLFNIHKQELKDLFHDFGLTGDNLLNYQEFKLYTIIYADKLQRRQKTEEKEKGDRKRRENEKSLL, encoded by the exons ATGAGACTGAAGGAAGGATCGTTTCTGTGGTACCTCTATCTGGACAAAATACACTGTTTATTATCCGTGAGAAATGTGAAGGCTTTGGCGGAATATTTTCACATTCTGGATGTGCACGGCAAGAACACCTTGAATG ATGTGCTGTTCTATCACTTCCTTCATCATGTGACTGACTTGAAAAAGGCACAGATCTACCTTGTGTTTGACATGCTGGACTGGAACGCTGTGGGCGAGATCGGCTTTGAGCAGTTCTACATGCTGGTGTGTATGCTGCTGGCCCACCAG GACCATTTGGAAGGACAGTTTATGTATCGTCATTCCCGGCCTGTCTTTGACTTGCTTGACCTGAATGGGGATGGGCAAATTAGTGCAGAAAACTTTGGAAAGTACAGATTTCTCTTCAATATTCACAAACAGGAACTCAAAGATCTCTTCCATGACTTTGGCCTTACAGGTGACAAT CTTCTTAATTATCAGGAATTTAAGTTGTATACAATCATCTACGCTGACAAATTACAGAGGAGgcagaaaacagaggagaaagaaaaaggagacagaaaaaggagagagaacgAGAAGTCTCTACTCTAA